A genome region from Euphorbia lathyris chromosome 4, ddEupLath1.1, whole genome shotgun sequence includes the following:
- the LOC136227005 gene encoding type I inositol polyphosphate 5-phosphatase 10 isoform X6, producing MKITERSLFLKKCSCLGTQMRGKLGKLPLIHLNSSILSLILAEVHSDSAIHSLFSNCLNNPMPTSKTQSFRAFVATWNVGGKSPNDAVNLDDFLRIDNQADIYVLGFQEIVPLNAGNVLVVEDNEPAAKWLSLIDQSLNRSRSMGSSGRKSSSPLGSSLLFQKPSLKKVCKNFRTESKRRLKTCNCSDILLQSKHGNDFCLWPPPTNMSENELSLEIIDDGLDSYVSSEISTNGVNQQKYSLIVGKQMVGIFLTIWIRNELVQYVSHLRISCIGRGILGRFGNKGCISVSMCFHQTSFCFVCSHLASGEKEGDEVRRNMDVIEILKNTQFQRICRSAYSRVPEKIIEHDRVIWLGDLNYRIALSYSEAKRLVERYDWNALLDKDQLKIEKEAGRVFWGWKEGKICFAPTYKYSHNSDVYAGEATEDSKNKRRRPACRCDRILWRGSGIHQVSYLRWESRFSDHRPVSSTFLLDVLH from the exons ATGAAGATAACAGAAAGAAG TCTTTTCTTGAAAAAATGTTCTTGCTTAGGGACCCAAATGAGAGGAAAGCTAGGAAAACTCCCCTTGATTCACCTG AATTCTTCAATCCTTTCCTTAATACTTGCAGAAGTACACTCTGATTCAGCAATCCACTCACTCTTTtccaattgcttaaacaatccaATGCCAACCAGTAAAACTCAGTCATTTAG AGCGTTTGTTGCTACATGGAATGTGGGTGGAAAGTCTCCCAACGACGCTGTCAATTTGGATGATTTTCTTCGAATAGACAATCAAGCAGATATATATGTCTTGGG TTTTCAGGAAATTGTACCATTAAATGCTGGAAATGTGCTTGTGGTAGAAGACAATGAGCCTGCTGCAAAATGGTTAAGTTTAATTGATCAATCACTGAACAGAAGTAGAAGCATGGGATCAAGTGGGAGAAAATCATCATCCCCATTAGGTAGCTCGCTTCTGTTCCAGAAGCCTTCTCTTAAAAAGGTGTGTAAGAATTTCAGGACTGAGAGTAAAAGGAGGCTGAAGACTTGCAATTGCAGTGATATTTTACTGCAAAGTAAGCATGGAAACGATTTCTGCTTATGGCCTCCACCAACTAATATGAGTGAAAATGAACTTTCCTTGGAGATAATTGATGATGGACTAGATAGCTACGTATCTTCAGAAATTTCAACTAATGGTGTCAACCAGCAGAAATACAGCCTTATAGTGGGAAAACAAATGGTTGGAATTTTCCTCACTATTTGGATCAGGAACGAGCTTGTTCAGTATGTTAGCCACTTAAGGATCTCTTGCATTGGTCGTGGCATCCTAGGCCGCTTTGGAAACAAG GGGTGTATTTCAGTTAGCATGTGTTTCCATCAGACAAGCTTTTGCTTTGTGTGCAGTCACTTGGCTTCCGGAGAGAAAGAGGGAGATGAAGTTAGGAGAAATATGGATGTGATAGAGATACTTAAGAACACACAATTTCAGAGGATTTGCAGGTCAGCTTATAGTAGGGTGCCTGAGAAAATCATAGAACACGA TCGGGTGATATGGTTGGGAGACTTGAATTACAGAATAGCTTTGAGCTACTCAGAGGCCAAAAGGCTTGTGGAGAGGTATGATTGGAATGCATTACTTGACAAAGATCAG CTGAAAATAGAGAAAGAAGCAGGGAGAGTATTCTGGGGATGGAAAGAGGGAAAGATATGCTTTGCACCGACATACAAATACTCGCACAACTCAGACGTATATGCTGGGGAGGCTACAGAAGATAGTAAAAACAAGAGAAGAAGACCAGCTTG TAGGTGTGATAGAATACTATGGCGTGGAAGTGGGATACACCAAGTTTCATATCTGAGATGGGAATCCAGGTTTTCTGATCATCGCCCTGTATCTTCTACTTTTTTACTAGATGTTCTTCACTAG
- the LOC136227005 gene encoding type I inositol polyphosphate 5-phosphatase 10 isoform X7: MKITERSLFLKKCSCLGTQMRGKLGKLPLIHLNSSILSLILAEVHSDSAIHSLFSNCLNNPMPTSKTQSFRAFVATWNVGGKSPNDAVNLDDFLRIDNQADIYVLGFQEIVPLNAGNVLVVEDNEPAAKWLSLIDQSLNRSRSMGSSGRKSSSPLGSSLLFQKPSLKKVCKNFRTESKRRLKTCNCSDILLQSKHGNDFCLWPPPTNMSENELSLEIIDDGLDSYVSSEISTNGVNQQKYSLIVGKQMVGIFLTIWIRNELVQYVSHLRISCIGRGILGRFGNKGCISVSMCFHQTSFCFVCSHLASGEKEGDEVRRNMDVIEILKNTQFQRICRSAYSRVPEKIIEHDRVIWLGDLNYRIALSYSEAKRLVERYDWNALLDKDQLKIEKEAGRVFWGWKEGKICFAPTYKYSHNSDVYAGEATEDSKNKRRRPAWCDRILWRGSGIHQVSYLRWESRFSDHRPVSSTFLLDVLH; this comes from the exons ATGAAGATAACAGAAAGAAG TCTTTTCTTGAAAAAATGTTCTTGCTTAGGGACCCAAATGAGAGGAAAGCTAGGAAAACTCCCCTTGATTCACCTG AATTCTTCAATCCTTTCCTTAATACTTGCAGAAGTACACTCTGATTCAGCAATCCACTCACTCTTTtccaattgcttaaacaatccaATGCCAACCAGTAAAACTCAGTCATTTAG AGCGTTTGTTGCTACATGGAATGTGGGTGGAAAGTCTCCCAACGACGCTGTCAATTTGGATGATTTTCTTCGAATAGACAATCAAGCAGATATATATGTCTTGGG TTTTCAGGAAATTGTACCATTAAATGCTGGAAATGTGCTTGTGGTAGAAGACAATGAGCCTGCTGCAAAATGGTTAAGTTTAATTGATCAATCACTGAACAGAAGTAGAAGCATGGGATCAAGTGGGAGAAAATCATCATCCCCATTAGGTAGCTCGCTTCTGTTCCAGAAGCCTTCTCTTAAAAAGGTGTGTAAGAATTTCAGGACTGAGAGTAAAAGGAGGCTGAAGACTTGCAATTGCAGTGATATTTTACTGCAAAGTAAGCATGGAAACGATTTCTGCTTATGGCCTCCACCAACTAATATGAGTGAAAATGAACTTTCCTTGGAGATAATTGATGATGGACTAGATAGCTACGTATCTTCAGAAATTTCAACTAATGGTGTCAACCAGCAGAAATACAGCCTTATAGTGGGAAAACAAATGGTTGGAATTTTCCTCACTATTTGGATCAGGAACGAGCTTGTTCAGTATGTTAGCCACTTAAGGATCTCTTGCATTGGTCGTGGCATCCTAGGCCGCTTTGGAAACAAG GGGTGTATTTCAGTTAGCATGTGTTTCCATCAGACAAGCTTTTGCTTTGTGTGCAGTCACTTGGCTTCCGGAGAGAAAGAGGGAGATGAAGTTAGGAGAAATATGGATGTGATAGAGATACTTAAGAACACACAATTTCAGAGGATTTGCAGGTCAGCTTATAGTAGGGTGCCTGAGAAAATCATAGAACACGA TCGGGTGATATGGTTGGGAGACTTGAATTACAGAATAGCTTTGAGCTACTCAGAGGCCAAAAGGCTTGTGGAGAGGTATGATTGGAATGCATTACTTGACAAAGATCAG CTGAAAATAGAGAAAGAAGCAGGGAGAGTATTCTGGGGATGGAAAGAGGGAAAGATATGCTTTGCACCGACATACAAATACTCGCACAACTCAGACGTATATGCTGGGGAGGCTACAGAAGATAGTAAAAACAAGAGAAGAAGACCAGCTTG GTGTGATAGAATACTATGGCGTGGAAGTGGGATACACCAAGTTTCATATCTGAGATGGGAATCCAGGTTTTCTGATCATCGCCCTGTATCTTCTACTTTTTTACTAGATGTTCTTCACTAG